The nucleotide sequence GAGCTCGGGGTCCTCGATGCCGCCGGCGACCTCCAGCGCGGCGCCGACGGAACGCGGCGCCGCCGAAGACCGTCAGACCGACCTGCAGGGTGCCCTTGCGTCCATACCGGTCGCCGAGCGCGCCCGCCGGCAGCAGGATGGCCGCGAACGTGATCGCGTAGGCGTCGACGATCCACTGCAGTTGGGTCTGCGTCGCGCCGAGCTCCCGCACGATGGTCGGCAGTGCCACGTTCAACGACGAGTTGCCCGCGACGATGAGCACCAGCGACAGGCACAGGACCCCGAGGATGCGCCACCGGTGTTCGTGGATCTCGCCCTGGCTGATCGGCGGCTGGATGCGCGGCAGGGCTCGGGTCATGGGTGCCTCGGGGGGTGTAGCGTGGAAACGAGACGCTCCCGTATCGTAGCGTTCCGAGACGCTGACGTCTCATAGTTGGGAAGCACGCCATGGAGACCGAGGAGGCGCCGACCGACCCGCGGGTCGTTCGCTCACGCGACAAGGTGCTGACCGCCGTCCGCGAGCAGCTGGCGGCGCGCGGCTACGACGGCCTGACCATCGAGGGCGTCGCCGATCGCGCCGGAGTCGGCAAGGCGACCATCTACCGGCATTGGGACTCGAAGGCGCAGCTGGTCGTCGACGCTGCCAGCCACCTGCGCGCCGCGGAGGCCCCGCCGCGCGAGGGCACCGTCGTCGAGCGGACCACACGGCTCTACGAGTCGCTCGCGTGGCGGCTGTGGGATCCCTCCTGGTCCCGCCACCTGCCGAGCCTGCTGGACGCCGCGGGCCGCGACCCGCAGGTCGCGATGCTGTTCACGGCGTTCATCGACGGCCGACGTGCGCCGACGGCCGACGTCATCCGTGACGGCGTCGCGCGCGGCGAACTGCCGGAGGCGACCGACGTCGACGCGACGATCGACCAGATCGCCGGCCCGTTGTTCTATCGCCGCTACTTCAGCGACCGGGGCGTCGCGGACGGCGAGGTCGCGGATCTGGTCCGCCGTGTGCTGGCGGACCCCCCGCTGCGGCGCTGAGCGCTCCTGAGGACCGCGCGGCAGGCGATCAGGCCCGACGCTCGCGATGCGGCGCCCGAGAGCACGAGCACGCCCATCACGTCGTGAATCACGCCGGAGCCTCCGCCTCCGGGGCCGCGCCGCCCATCCGACCGAGCAGCGTGTGCAGCACGAATGCGGCGGTCGCCGAGCCGGCACCCACCCACAGCGCCGCGCCGAAGTCCCCACCGTCGCCCAGCCACGCGCCGAGCTGTGGGCCGAGCAGTCCGGCGACGCCCCATCCGGTGAACACCCGCCCGTAGTTTGCGCCGAAGTGGTCCGTGCCGAACAGGTCGGCGGTCAGCGCCGGTATCAACGACGATTGCGTGCCGTACCCGACGCCGACGAGCACCATCAGCACGAGCACGGGTGCCGTCGCGGCAGCCAGCGACAGCATGACGCAGGCCACGGCCAGGCCGGCCGTGGCGGTGCGCAGGCCCGGCAGGCGGCCGATGCGGTCCGACAGCCAGCCGCCGCCGGCCCGACCCGTGAGGTTGCCCGCGCCCAGCACGGCGACCGCAGCACTGACCGCGGCCGCGCTCAAGCCGCCGGCGTCGGCGATCGACGCGGCGTGAGCGACGACGAGCAGGGCGGGCAGCGTGCCGAGCAGGAAGGCCAGCCACAGCGTGAACCCACGGGGCCGCAGCAGCAGCGGCCGGTTGCCCACCCCGGGGGGCAGACCGGGGTCCTCATCGTCGCGGTCGTCCACGCCGCGCCCGAGCAGCAGCCCGCCGGCGACGAGCGCGACGCCGATCCCCGTGGCGAGCACCAGGAACGTCGCGCGCCAGTCCCACCGGGTGAGGACGGCCGTGATCACGGGCGACGCGACCAGCGGACCGGCGGCGTAGGCGCCGACCACGATGCCGAGCGCGAAGCCGCGCCGCTCGCCGAAGCTCTTGCCCGCCACCGCGACGGCGGCCGCGTATCCCAGGCCGTTGGCGATGCCGAACAGCACGCCGTATCCGACGACGACCCAGACCAGCGACGCGGCCCGCGCCGCGATCACCAGGCCGACGGCGCCGGCCACCGCGGCACTCAGCACGATCCTCCCGGGGGGCCAGCGGTCGACCACCCGGCCGCCTGCCAGCACGACCGTGGCGAACACGACCACCGCCACCGAGAACACCGACGAGACGGCTGCGGCGGAGCGGCCGAACGTGCCCGCCAAGGGGCCGACGAACAGGCTCCACGAGAACAGCGAGCCCAGGCACAGGTTGACCAGCGCACCGCCGGCGAGCAGGCGTGCGCCACCGAGGGGGGCATCCGACATCCCTTCCACGCTAGGGCCTGGCCCGCCGGGTCGGGCACACTGCGACGTGATCTGATCGACTGACGCGGTGGGACAGTGTGGCGACGGAGGTGCGGCTGCCGACCCGGGCGCTGATCGTGCTCGTCGGCCCGTCAGGTGCCGGCAAGTCCGACTGGGCGGCGCGGCACTTCGACGGCGGTCAGATCGTGTCCAGCGATGCACTGCGCAGCCTGGTGGGGGAGGGGCCGCACGACCAGCGGGCGGGCAACGACGCGTTCGCCCTGCTCGACGACGTGGTGAACCGCCGGTTGCGGCGCGGCCTGCTGACCGTCGTCGACTCTCTCGCGCTCGACGGCACCCGCCGCCGTGGCTACGTGGAGGCGGCGCGCCGCCACGGCGTGCCGTGCTACGCCGTCGCGTTCGACGTCGACGCTGCGACCTGCCGGCAGCGCAACCGGCGCCGCGACGGACCGGTGCCGTCGAGCGTCCTGAGCGGCCAGCTGCGCGCTTGGCCGCAGGTGCGTGACGGGCTGGCGGACGAGGGCTTCGACGGCGTGCTGGCACCGGGTGACGTCGCGCTCGTACCGGAGGCGCTCCTGGCCGCGCCCGCGGCCGCTGCACGCCAGCGACAGGAGGCGATGCCGATGCGGTTCGGACTGCAGATCTCGGCGTTCCAGTGGCCGGACCGACCCCACGGCTCGGCGCACCGGCTGGCAGCCATCGCACGCGCCGCGGAGGAGGCCGGGTTCTCGAGCGTGTGGGTCATGGACCACATGATCCAGGTCCCGCAGGTGGGCCGGGAGTGGGAGGACATGCTCGACAGCTACACCACGCTGGGCTACCTGGCCGCGGTGACGCGCACCTGCCGGCTCGGGGTGCTCGTCACGGCGGTCACGTTCCGCAACGTCTCGCACCTGGCCAAGATCGTCGCCACGCTCGACGTGCTGAGCGGTGGGCGGGCCGTGTGCGGGCTGGGTGCCGCGTGGTTCGCCCGCGAGCACGCGGCGTACGGCTGGACGCTGCCGCCCGTGCGCGAGCGCTTCGCGCTGCTGGAGGAGGCGCTGCAGCTGCTCCCACTGATGTGGGGCCCGGGCGCGCCGACCTTCGACGGCGAGCTCCTCGGCCGCCGCGAGGCCATCTGCTACCCGCGCCCGCTCCAGGAGCACGTGCCGATCCTCGTCGGAGGCGGCGGTGAGCACCGGACGCTGCGGCTGGTCGCGCAGCACGCCGACGCCTGCAACCTGATGGGCGAGCCCGACGTGGTACGGCGCAAGGCCGCCGTGCTCGCCGGCCACTGCCGCGACCTCGGACGCGACCCGTCCGAGGTCGAGGTCACCCACCTGTCGCCGGTGCTGGTCGGTCGCGGGCGTTCCGAGGTGGTGGAGCTCGTCGACGCCATCCG is from Euzebyales bacterium and encodes:
- a CDS encoding TetR/AcrR family transcriptional regulator, whose protein sequence is METEEAPTDPRVVRSRDKVLTAVREQLAARGYDGLTIEGVADRAGVGKATIYRHWDSKAQLVVDAASHLRAAEAPPREGTVVERTTRLYESLAWRLWDPSWSRHLPSLLDAAGRDPQVAMLFTAFIDGRRAPTADVIRDGVARGELPEATDVDATIDQIAGPLFYRRYFSDRGVADGEVADLVRRVLADPPLRR
- a CDS encoding MFS transporter, encoding MTRALPRIQPPISQGEIHEHRWRILGVLCLSLVLIVAGNSSLNVALPTIVRELGATQTQLQWIVDAYAITFAAILLPAGALGDRYGRKGTLQVGLTVFGGAAFRRRRAGGRRRHRGPRARPAGGGGGACRVVTGFRTAFVVGTVVALGAAAMVARFGPHDVTDGDTGP
- a CDS encoding MFS transporter, whose amino-acid sequence is MSDAPLGGARLLAGGALVNLCLGSLFSWSLFVGPLAGTFGRSAAAVSSVFSVAVVVFATVVLAGGRVVDRWPPGRIVLSAAVAGAVGLVIAARAASLVWVVVGYGVLFGIANGLGYAAAVAVAGKSFGERRGFALGIVVGAYAAGPLVASPVITAVLTRWDWRATFLVLATGIGVALVAGGLLLGRGVDDRDDEDPGLPPGVGNRPLLLRPRGFTLWLAFLLGTLPALLVVAHAASIADAGGLSAAAVSAAVAVLGAGNLTGRAGGGWLSDRIGRLPGLRTATAGLAVACVMLSLAAATAPVLVLMVLVGVGYGTQSSLIPALTADLFGTDHFGANYGRVFTGWGVAGLLGPQLGAWLGDGGDFGAALWVGAGSATAAFVLHTLLGRMGGAAPEAEAPA
- a CDS encoding TIGR03560 family F420-dependent LLM class oxidoreductase, yielding MATEVRLPTRALIVLVGPSGAGKSDWAARHFDGGQIVSSDALRSLVGEGPHDQRAGNDAFALLDDVVNRRLRRGLLTVVDSLALDGTRRRGYVEAARRHGVPCYAVAFDVDAATCRQRNRRRDGPVPSSVLSGQLRAWPQVRDGLADEGFDGVLAPGDVALVPEALLAAPAAAARQRQEAMPMRFGLQISAFQWPDRPHGSAHRLAAIARAAEEAGFSSVWVMDHMIQVPQVGREWEDMLDSYTTLGYLAAVTRTCRLGVLVTAVTFRNVSHLAKIVATLDVLSGGRAVCGLGAAWFAREHAAYGWTLPPVRERFALLEEALQLLPLMWGPGAPTFDGELLGRREAICYPRPLQEHVPILVGGGGEHRTLRLVAQHADACNLMGEPDVVRRKAAVLAGHCRDLGRDPSEVEVTHLSPVLVGRGRSEVVELVDAIRGRSATRAAATERLTAGTVEEHTGRFRQLAEAGVQTAIVSLADLEDAVAIERFAPVIAAFEPDL